In Hyperolius riggenbachi isolate aHypRig1 chromosome 10, aHypRig1.pri, whole genome shotgun sequence, a genomic segment contains:
- the LOC137536683 gene encoding uncharacterized protein has product MCPTSHQSPTSCASLLIRPRLHVPHFSSPVPHFMCPTSHQSPTSCAPLLIRPPFHVPLFSSIPHFMCPSSHQSPTSCAPLLISPPLHVPLFSLVPHFMCPSSHQSPTSCAPLLISPPFHVPLFSSVPHFMCPSSHQSPTSCAPLLISPPLHVPLFSSVLHFMCPSSHQSPTSCAPLLIRPPLHVPHFSSVLHFMCPSSHQSSTSCAPLLISPPLHVPHFSSVPHFMCPSSHQSPTLCAPLLIRPPLHVPLFSSVPHFMCPSSHPSSTSCAPLLISPPLHVPLFSSVPHFMCPSSHQSPTSCAPLLISPPLHVPLFSSVPHFMCPSYHQSPTSCAPLLFSPPLHVPLFSSVPHFMCPSFHPSSTSCAPLLIRPPLHVPLFSSVLHFMCPSSHQSPTSCAPLLISPPLHVPLFSSVPYFMCPSSHQSPTSCALPLLFPPLHV; this is encoded by the coding sequence ATGTGCCCCACTTCTCATCAGTCCCCCACTTCATGTGCTTCTCTTCTCATCCGTCCCCGACTTCATGTGCCCCACTTCTCATCACCAGTCCCCCACTTCATGTGCCCCACTTCTCATCAGTCCCCCACTTCATGTGCCCCTCTTCTCATCCGTCCCCCATTTCATGTGCCCCTCTTCTCATCCATCCCCCACTTCATGTGCCCCTCTTCTCATCAGTCCCCCACTTCATGTGCCCCTCTTCTCATCAGTCCCCCACTTCATGTGCCCCTCTTCTCATTAGTCCCCCACTTCATGTGCCCCTCTTCTCATCAGTCCCCCACTTCATGTGCCCCACTTCTCATCAGTCCTCCATTTCATGTGCCCCTCTTCTCATCAGTCCCCCACTTCATGTGCCCCTCTTCTCATCAGTCCCCCACTTCATGTGCCCCTCTTCTCATCAGTCCCCCACTTCATGTGCCCCTCTTCTCATCCGTCCTCCACTTCATGTGCCCCTCTTCTCATCAGTCCCCCACTTCATGTGCCCCTCTTCTCATCCGTCCCCCACTTCATGTGCCCCACTTCTCATCAGTCCTCCATTTCATGTGCCCCTCTTCTCATCAGTCCTCTACTTCATGTGCCCCACTTCTCATCAGTCCCCCACTTCATGTGCCCCACTTCTCATCAGTCCCCCACTTCATGTGCCCCTCTTCTCATCAGTCCCCCACTTTATGTGCCCCTCTTCTCATCCGTCCTCCACTTCATGTGCCCCTCTTCTCATCCGTCCCCCACTTCATGTGCCCCTcttctcatccatcctccacttcATGTGCCCCTCTTCTCATCAGTCCCCCACTTCATGTGCCCCTCTTCTCATCCGTCCCCCACTTCATGTGCCCCTCTTCTCATCAGTCCCCCACTTCATGTGCCCCTCTTCTCATCAGTCCCCCACTTCATGTGCCCCTCTTCTCATCCGTCCCCCACTTCATGTGCCCCTCTTATCATCAGTCCCCCACTTCATGTGCCCCACTTCTCTTCAGTCCCCCACTTCATGTGCCCCTCTTCTCATCAGTCCCCCACTTCATGTGCCCCTCTTTTCATCCGTCCTCCACTTCATGTGCCCCTCTTCTCATCCGTCCTCCACTTCATGTGCCCCTCTTCTCATCAGTCCTCCACTTCATGTGCCCCTCTTCTCATCAGTCCCCCACTTCATGTGCCCCTCTTCTCATCAGTCCCCCACTTCATGTGCCCCTCTTCTCATCAGTCCCCTACTTCATGTGCCCCTCTTCTCATCAGTCCCCCACTTCATGTGCCCTACCTCTCCTCTTTCCTCCACTtcatgtgtag